From the genome of Aquila chrysaetos chrysaetos chromosome 12, bAquChr1.4, whole genome shotgun sequence, one region includes:
- the GPBP1L1 gene encoding vasculin-like protein 1 encodes MAQHDFVPAWLNFSTPQSTKSPAATFEKHGEHLPRGEGRFGVSRRRHNSSDGFFNNGPLRTAGDCWHQPSLLRHDSVDSGVSKGAHVGLSGSQPGWHGPSRGHDGVNQRGGGGTGVHRHWNGNFHSRKSSAFQEKLPVESREEKKEDKEQLQFEEEDFPSLNPEAGRHNNQNKPLGTPSGVWENPPSAKQPTKMLVIKKVSKEDPAAAFSAAFTSPVSHLANGNKATTIVPSVYKNLVPKPAAPPSKPSPWKANRSEHKPGSLSSSRDSAFTSPVSVTKPAVLASGSVLTSPKESPSSTTPPIEICSSRLTKLMRRTTDKKSEFLKALKDDRNGEITENRECDKLDDMESNSTPEPKENWEENCHQNGLSLPLPEEGENLSHSLEAEHRLLKEMGWQEYPENDENYLPLTEDELKEFQIKSEQRRRNGFGKNGFLQGRGSSLLFHWRSTFKTKIEDSDTETSSSETSDDDA; translated from the exons ATGGCGCAGCATGACTTTGTTCCTGCCTGGCTTAACTTCTCAACGCCACAGTCAACCAAG TCCCCTGCAGCTACCTTTGAGAAACATGGAGAGCATCTTCCACGGGGAGAGGGCCGCTTTGGGGTGAGCCGTAGGAGACACAACTCTTCTGATGGATTTTTCAATAATGGGCCTCTCCGAACTGCGGGAG ACTGCTGGCATCAGCCGTCCCTTCTCCGCCATGACTCTGTAGATTCTGGTGTTTCTAAAGGAGCTCATGTTGGGCTTTCTGGCAGTCAGCCTGGCTGGCATGGTCCTTCACGGGGCCATGATGGTGTGAACCAGCGTGGTGGAGGAGGAACTGGAGTTCATCGCCACTGGAATGGCAACTTCCATTCTCGGAAAAGTTCCGCCTTTCAAGAAAAGCTGCCTGTTGAatccagggaagaaaagaaggaagataaaGAGCAGTTGCAATTTGAGGAAGAAGACTTT CCATCTTTGAATCCAGAAGCTGGAAGACACAACAACCAGAACAAACCTTTAGGGACACCTTCTGGAGTATGGG aaaacccCCCTAGTGCCAAGCAACCTACCAAGATGCTGGTCATCAAAAAGGTTTCAAAAGAGGATCCTGCCGCCGCCTTCTCAGCTGCATTTACATCACCTGTTTCTCACCTGGCAAATGGCAACAAAGCCACCACCATTGTCCCAAGTGTCTACAAAAATCTGGTTCCTAAACCTGCAGCTCCTCCTTCCAAG CCAAGTCCATGGAAAGCCAACAGAAGTGAACATAAACCAGGCTCGCTTTCCTCCAGCCGTGACTCTGCCTTTACCAGTCCAGTGTCTGTAACCAAACCAGCAGTACTGGCGAGTGGCTCAGTCCTCACCTCTCCCAAAGAG AGTCCTTCCAGCACCACCCCTCCCATCGAGATCTGCTCTTCACGCTTGACGAAGCTGATGCGCCGTACCACTGATAAAAAGAGCGAATTCCTGAAGGCACTGAAAGATGATAGGAATGGGGAGATAACAGAGAACAGAGAATGTGACAAGCTGGATGAT atggAGAGCAACAGCACACCAGAACCAAAGGAAAACTGGGAAGAGAACTGCCATCAGAATGgcctttctctccctttgccGGAGGAGGGGGAAAACCTCTCTCATTCATTGGAAGCAGAACACAG GTTATTGAAAGAAATGGGATGGCAGGAATACCCTGAAAATGATGAGAACTACCTTCCCCTCACGGAGGATGAGCTCAAAGAGTTCCAAATTAAATCAGAGCAG CGAAGAAGAAACGGATTTGGGAAGAATGGATTTCTTCAGGGCCGCGGCTCCAGCCTGTTGTTCCACTGGAGAAGCACTTTTAAGACAAAGATTGAGGACTCAGACACAGAAACTAGTAGCAGCGAAACATCAGATGATGATGCCTGA